Proteins encoded by one window of Pseudomonas sp. LS44:
- a CDS encoding electron transport complex subunit E → MASYREIAVNGLWKNNPGLVQLLGLCPLLGTSNSMVNALGLGLATALVLTCSNAAVALIRNAVSDAVRLPIFVMIIAALTTCIELLMRAYTFELYQILGIFIPLITTNCIILGRAEAFAAKHTVFQAGFDGLMMGIGFSLVLLALGTLRELFGTGMLLSNMQLLFGPLAANWQISVFPHYQGFLLAILPPGAFLVLGLLIALKNRIDETLASRAVLPLHDPAATQNRRVRVTGVIE, encoded by the coding sequence ATGGCTAGTTACCGCGAAATTGCCGTCAACGGCTTGTGGAAGAACAACCCCGGACTGGTCCAGCTGCTCGGCCTGTGTCCGCTGCTAGGCACCAGCAATTCGATGGTCAATGCGCTTGGCCTGGGCTTGGCCACGGCGCTGGTGCTGACCTGCTCGAACGCCGCGGTGGCGCTGATTCGCAATGCGGTAAGCGATGCGGTGCGCTTGCCGATCTTCGTGATGATCATTGCCGCGCTGACCACTTGCATCGAGCTGTTGATGCGCGCCTATACCTTCGAGCTGTACCAGATCCTTGGCATTTTCATTCCGCTGATCACCACCAACTGCATCATTCTCGGCCGCGCCGAAGCCTTCGCGGCGAAGCACACCGTGTTTCAGGCCGGTTTCGATGGACTGATGATGGGTATCGGCTTCAGTCTGGTGCTGCTCGCCCTCGGCACCCTGCGCGAGCTGTTCGGGACTGGCATGCTGCTCAGCAATATGCAGCTACTGTTCGGGCCGCTGGCCGCCAACTGGCAGATCAGCGTGTTCCCGCACTATCAAGGCTTTCTCCTGGCAATCCTGCCACCCGGTGCCTTTCTGGTTCTGGGTTTGCTGATCGCCCTGAAAAACCGTATCGATGAAACGCTCGCCAGCCGTGCCGTGCTGCCGTTGCACGACCCCGCGGCAACACAGAATCGGCGCGTGCGAGTAACCGGAGTGATTGAGTGA
- the rsxG gene encoding electron transport complex subunit RsxG: MLKNSLVLGAFAIITVGLVALTQQGTAARILEAEREAQSRSLGEILPAGSYDNHLLDHSVQVFEPKLLGKPAPLPAYIATLHGRATAVILQVTAPDGYSGAIHLLVGIQADGRLAGVRVVKHRETPGLGDKIELSKSPWVREFEGRSLSNPDASGWAVKKDQGAFDQFAGATVTPRAVVKAVHLALQYFDAHKAELLGSEEAPNG; encoded by the coding sequence ATGCTGAAAAACAGCCTGGTGCTTGGCGCGTTCGCGATCATTACCGTGGGCCTGGTCGCGCTGACCCAGCAAGGCACCGCTGCACGCATTCTCGAGGCGGAACGCGAGGCGCAATCGCGCAGCCTCGGCGAGATCCTTCCCGCTGGCAGCTACGACAATCACTTGCTCGACCACAGCGTGCAGGTCTTCGAACCGAAGCTGCTCGGCAAGCCCGCGCCACTGCCGGCCTATATCGCCACGTTGCATGGCCGGGCCACTGCGGTGATTCTGCAAGTCACCGCGCCGGACGGGTATAGCGGTGCCATTCACCTGCTGGTGGGCATTCAGGCCGATGGTCGGCTGGCCGGCGTGCGGGTAGTTAAACACCGTGAAACGCCCGGCCTCGGTGACAAGATCGAACTGAGCAAAAGTCCCTGGGTGCGTGAGTTCGAAGGCCGCTCGCTAAGTAATCCGGACGCCAGCGGTTGGGCGGTGAAAAAGGATCAGGGCGCGTTCGACCAGTTCGCCGGAGCCACCGTTACCCCGCGCGCGGTGGTCAAAGCCGTGCATTTGGCCCTGCAATATTTCGACGCGCACAAGGCCGAGCTGCTCGGTAGCGAGGAGGCACCCAATGGCTAG
- a CDS encoding RnfABCDGE type electron transport complex subunit D yields the protein MALPRITSPHTQGGNRTQGVMLQVLLATLPGVLALTWLYGFGTLINLLWASLVALGCEAAVLAARKRPVQLFLKDGSALVTAVLLALALPPFSPWWLTLIATAFAILFGKQLYGGLGQNPFNPAMVGYVVVLISFPLAMTSWPAPHSVGPLEALQRILGLVSQPDGWSQATALDVLKINHSLTVEELRARYPGFGGDGGRALGWINAAFLIGGLYLLYKRLFTWHAPVGMLAALMLMSLVFWNGSGSDSNGSPLFHLFSGATMLGAFFIVTDPVSGATSNLGRLIFGAGVGILVYIIRTWGGYPDGMAFGVLLMNLAAPTIDYYTRPRTYGHRKAERGFKIGD from the coding sequence ATGGCCCTGCCCCGTATCACCTCGCCCCATACCCAGGGCGGCAATCGCACCCAGGGCGTCATGCTCCAGGTGCTGCTCGCTACTTTGCCCGGCGTGCTGGCGCTGACTTGGCTGTACGGCTTCGGCACGCTGATCAACCTGCTGTGGGCCAGCCTGGTCGCACTCGGCTGTGAGGCAGCGGTGCTTGCCGCACGCAAACGCCCCGTGCAGTTGTTCCTCAAGGATGGCAGCGCGCTGGTCACCGCCGTACTCCTGGCCCTGGCGCTGCCGCCCTTCTCGCCCTGGTGGCTGACGTTGATCGCCACCGCTTTCGCCATCCTGTTCGGCAAGCAACTGTATGGCGGCCTCGGGCAGAACCCGTTCAACCCGGCAATGGTCGGCTACGTGGTAGTGCTGATTTCCTTTCCGCTGGCCATGACCAGCTGGCCAGCGCCGCACAGCGTCGGACCGCTGGAGGCGCTGCAACGCATTCTCGGCCTCGTCAGTCAGCCCGACGGCTGGAGCCAGGCCACCGCTCTGGATGTGCTGAAGATCAACCACAGCCTGACCGTCGAAGAGCTGCGCGCCCGCTATCCGGGCTTCGGCGGTGACGGTGGCCGCGCGCTGGGCTGGATCAACGCGGCGTTCCTGATCGGCGGCCTGTACTTGCTGTACAAACGCCTGTTCACCTGGCACGCACCGGTCGGCATGCTCGCCGCGTTGATGCTGATGAGCCTGGTGTTCTGGAATGGCAGCGGCTCGGATTCCAACGGCTCGCCGCTGTTTCACCTGTTCAGCGGCGCGACCATGCTCGGCGCCTTCTTCATCGTCACCGATCCGGTCAGCGGCGCGACCAGCAATCTCGGCCGGCTGATTTTCGGTGCCGGGGTCGGCATCCTCGTCTACATCATCCGCACCTGGGGCGGCTACCCGGACGGCATGGCGTTCGGCGTCTTGCTAATGAACCTCGCCGCGCCAACCATCGATTACTACACCCGCCCGCGCACCTACGGCCACCGCAAGGCCGAGCGCGGCTTCAAGATTGGAGACTGA
- the nth gene encoding endonuclease III has product MNAAKRLEIFRRLHEDNPEPKTELAYSTPFELLIAVILSAQATDVGVNKATAKLYPVANTPEAIYALGVAGLSEYIKTIGLFNSKAKNVIETCRILIEQHGSQVPETREALEALPGVGRKTANVVLNTAFRQLAMAVDTHIFRVSNRTGIAPGKNVLEVERQLLKFVPKEFLLDAHHWLILHGRYVCQARKPRCGSCRIEDLCEYKFKTSDD; this is encoded by the coding sequence GTGAACGCTGCAAAACGTCTGGAAATCTTTCGCCGCCTGCATGAAGACAACCCTGAACCAAAGACCGAGCTGGCCTATTCGACACCGTTCGAGCTGTTGATCGCGGTGATCCTTTCCGCGCAAGCCACCGATGTCGGCGTCAACAAAGCCACCGCCAAGCTGTATCCGGTGGCCAATACGCCCGAGGCGATTTACGCACTGGGTGTTGCGGGGCTCAGCGAATACATCAAGACCATCGGCCTGTTCAACAGCAAAGCCAAGAACGTCATCGAGACTTGCCGGATTCTGATCGAGCAGCACGGCAGTCAGGTGCCGGAAACTCGCGAGGCCTTGGAGGCCCTGCCTGGTGTCGGCCGCAAGACCGCCAATGTGGTACTCAACACTGCGTTCCGGCAGCTGGCCATGGCGGTGGACACGCATATTTTCCGGGTCAGCAATCGTACCGGCATCGCTCCAGGCAAGAATGTGCTCGAAGTGGAACGCCAGCTGCTGAAGTTCGTGCCCAAGGAATTCCTGCTCGACGCCCATCACTGGCTGATCCTGCACGGCCGTTACGTGTGCCAAGCCCGCAAACCGCGCTGCGGAAGCTGCCGAATCGAGGACCTCTGCGAATACAAATTCAAGACCTCGGACGATTGA
- the rsxC gene encoding electron transport complex subunit RsxC, which yields MTVIQLWQMPGGIHPPDNKRQSTALPIQAVPLPRQLILPLSQHIGAPAEPCVQVGERVLKGQLIAAANGSISAPVHAPTSGIVSFIGPQAYPHVSGLPAPAIVIDSDGQEQWCKLVPCPDYRPLPAAELLAKIREAGISGLGGAGFPSEAKLRTRAAEKITTLVINGAECEPYISADDMLMREFASELASGIDILAHLLQPEQVLIGIEDNKPEAITAVRAALGERPYQLREIPTRYPSGGEKQLIQILTGAEVPSGGLPADIGMLCLNVGTCVAVHNAVVLGQPLISRIVTLTGAALGKPMNVNALLGTPVRELLAQAELHAEQLERLLMGGPLMGFTLPSLDVPLIKTSNCLLAGSHQELPAPPAALPCIRCGDCAEVCPALLLPQQLHFFALGQDHEQLKAHHLFDCIECGACAYVCPSSIPLVQYYRAAKADIRELEYKQLKAEQARQRFEQRQERLRREEQRREAERQARQERAASARLQTEQNAAAPAGDNAIARVQAQKAGTLSDEQKRLKIAASMAQVTLKKAEKQLAAHATTELQTQVDELRQAAAAAQQALDAAMANSELPANAAPFEDEAARKKAKIQAAMLRVQLKKTESAAGDAPSSEQQAELERLRNQLASLEPLLDATEAAATLSAPAPAGEAALKRAKIDLAMKRAAMKKAEQAGADASELESLRAALSAAEQALHAAEDASGKPAPELVRTDKRPIDEATRALKTELAYARADLHKLERDESASAKMLEAARTRLAEAERKLQERR from the coding sequence ATGACCGTCATACAGCTCTGGCAGATGCCCGGCGGCATCCACCCGCCGGACAACAAGCGCCAGTCCACCGCTCTGCCGATCCAAGCGGTTCCACTGCCGCGCCAGCTGATCCTGCCGCTCAGCCAGCACATCGGCGCGCCGGCCGAGCCCTGTGTGCAGGTCGGCGAGCGCGTGCTCAAAGGCCAGTTGATCGCCGCCGCCAACGGTTCCATCAGTGCGCCGGTACATGCGCCAACCTCCGGCATCGTCAGCTTCATCGGACCGCAGGCCTATCCGCATGTGTCTGGTTTGCCGGCGCCGGCCATCGTCATCGACAGCGACGGCCAAGAGCAGTGGTGCAAGCTGGTGCCCTGCCCGGACTATCGCCCACTGCCGGCCGCGGAGCTGCTGGCGAAGATCCGCGAAGCCGGGATCAGCGGTCTCGGCGGCGCCGGCTTTCCCTCCGAGGCCAAGCTGCGCACCCGCGCGGCGGAGAAAATCACCACCTTGGTGATCAACGGCGCCGAGTGCGAGCCGTATATCAGCGCCGACGACATGCTGATGCGCGAGTTCGCCAGCGAGCTGGCCAGCGGCATCGACATCCTTGCCCACCTGCTGCAACCCGAGCAGGTGCTGATCGGCATCGAGGACAACAAGCCCGAAGCCATCACCGCCGTGCGCGCGGCCCTCGGCGAGCGGCCGTACCAGCTGCGCGAGATTCCCACCCGCTATCCGTCCGGCGGCGAGAAGCAGCTGATCCAGATCCTCACCGGCGCCGAGGTGCCGAGCGGCGGCCTGCCGGCGGATATAGGCATGCTCTGCCTGAACGTCGGCACCTGCGTGGCCGTCCACAATGCCGTGGTCCTCGGCCAGCCGCTGATTTCCCGCATCGTCACCCTCACCGGTGCGGCGCTGGGCAAGCCGATGAACGTCAACGCTCTGCTCGGCACGCCGGTCAGAGAACTGCTGGCGCAGGCCGAATTGCACGCCGAACAGCTGGAACGCCTGCTGATGGGCGGACCGCTGATGGGCTTCACCCTGCCGAGTCTGGACGTGCCGCTGATCAAGACCAGCAACTGCCTGCTGGCTGGCAGTCATCAAGAACTGCCGGCGCCGCCAGCGGCCTTGCCGTGCATCCGGTGTGGCGACTGTGCAGAAGTCTGCCCGGCGCTTCTGCTGCCGCAACAGCTGCATTTTTTTGCCCTCGGCCAGGATCACGAACAGCTCAAGGCCCACCATTTATTCGACTGCATCGAGTGCGGCGCCTGCGCCTATGTGTGCCCGTCGAGCATTCCACTGGTGCAGTACTACCGCGCCGCCAAGGCGGATATCCGCGAGCTGGAATACAAACAACTGAAAGCCGAGCAGGCGCGCCAACGCTTCGAACAGCGCCAGGAACGCCTGCGCCGCGAGGAACAACGCCGCGAAGCCGAACGTCAGGCCCGACAGGAAAGAGCCGCCAGCGCCCGCCTGCAGACCGAGCAAAACGCCGCCGCGCCGGCGGGCGACAACGCCATCGCCCGGGTGCAGGCGCAAAAAGCCGGCACCCTCAGCGATGAGCAGAAACGCCTGAAAATCGCCGCTAGCATGGCCCAGGTCACCCTGAAGAAGGCCGAGAAACAATTAGCCGCCCATGCCACCACGGAGTTGCAGACCCAGGTCGATGAACTGCGCCAGGCCGCCGCTGCCGCGCAACAGGCGCTCGATGCGGCCATGGCCAACAGCGAACTTCCTGCCAATGCGGCTCCGTTTGAGGATGAAGCCGCGCGCAAGAAAGCCAAGATCCAGGCCGCCATGCTGCGTGTGCAACTGAAGAAGACCGAAAGTGCCGCCGGCGATGCGCCCAGCAGCGAACAACAGGCCGAACTCGAACGACTGCGCAACCAACTTGCCAGCCTCGAACCGCTGCTCGACGCGACCGAAGCCGCGGCAACGCTTAGCGCTCCTGCGCCTGCAGGGGAAGCGGCGCTGAAACGGGCGAAGATCGACCTGGCAATGAAGCGTGCCGCAATGAAGAAAGCCGAACAGGCTGGCGCCGACGCCAGCGAACTGGAAAGTCTGCGCGCCGCGCTGAGCGCCGCCGAACAAGCCCTGCACGCTGCCGAGGACGCCTCTGGCAAGCCCGCGCCGGAGCTGGTGCGCACCGACAAACGCCCGATAGACGAAGCCACCCGTGCGCTGAAAACCGAACTCGCCTACGCCCGTGCCGATCTGCACAAGCTGGAACGCGACGAGAGTGCTAGCGCCAAAATGCTGGAAGCCGCACGCACGCGACTGGCAGAGGCTGAACGCAAGTTGCAGGAGCGCCGCTAA
- the rsxB gene encoding electron transport complex subunit RsxB yields MSLILSAILALLVLCLVCGALLGYAAVRFRVEGDPVAEQVNALLPQTQCGQCGYPGCKPYSEAIAAGDKINKCPPGGEATIAALAALLDVEAEPLDAVEGALPPRVAYIREAECIGCTKCIQACPVDAIVGAAKLMHTVIASECTGCDLCVEPCPVDCIDMLVVGTQLHSWKWPQPARLIASDREQAA; encoded by the coding sequence ATGAGCCTGATCCTCAGCGCCATTCTCGCGCTGCTGGTGCTGTGCCTGGTCTGCGGCGCGCTGCTCGGCTATGCCGCGGTACGCTTCCGAGTCGAAGGCGATCCGGTTGCCGAGCAGGTCAACGCGCTGTTGCCGCAAACCCAGTGCGGCCAGTGCGGCTATCCCGGTTGCAAACCGTATTCCGAAGCCATCGCCGCCGGCGACAAGATCAATAAATGTCCGCCCGGCGGCGAGGCGACCATCGCCGCGCTGGCCGCCCTGCTGGATGTCGAAGCCGAGCCGCTGGATGCCGTCGAGGGCGCCTTGCCGCCCCGCGTCGCCTATATCCGCGAGGCCGAATGCATCGGCTGCACCAAGTGCATCCAGGCCTGCCCGGTGGATGCCATCGTCGGCGCCGCCAAGCTGATGCACACGGTGATCGCCAGCGAGTGCACCGGCTGTGACCTGTGCGTTGAGCCCTGCCCGGTCGACTGCATCGACATGCTGGTAGTCGGCACTCAGCTGCACAGTTGGAAGTGGCCGCAGCCCGCCCGTCTGATCGCCAGCGACCGCGAGCAAGCAGCATGA